One window of the Halanaerobium saccharolyticum subsp. saccharolyticum DSM 6643 genome contains the following:
- the mazG gene encoding nucleoside triphosphate pyrophosphohydrolase, producing the protein MDSKKRKSILKELDQLIKVMAVLRGPNGCPWDKKQDYYSIKENIIEEAYEVVEALEKNDIPAFKEELGDLLLQVVFESQMAYEKDDFDLGDVARVLRKKLIRRHPHVFAEAEVAGSDEVLRNWEKIKEEEKANKNQVISLLDKFNQGQSALNQAYDIQKIAAEVGFDWDNLKPVLDKIEEELSECKEIIAATPDNISLNKERLTKSKKNKLESEIGDLLFAVVNFSRFNNINPELALLKTILKFKNRFKFIEEKIRRNENGFGDYNLEELDEFWNQAKNEE; encoded by the coding sequence TTGGATTCCAAAAAGCGAAAATCAATTCTAAAAGAGTTAGATCAACTAATAAAAGTCATGGCAGTACTTAGAGGTCCTAATGGTTGTCCCTGGGATAAAAAGCAGGATTATTATTCAATAAAGGAGAATATAATAGAAGAGGCTTATGAGGTAGTAGAGGCCTTAGAAAAAAATGATATTCCTGCTTTTAAAGAAGAACTAGGAGATCTTTTGTTACAGGTTGTATTTGAATCTCAAATGGCTTATGAGAAAGATGATTTTGATTTAGGTGATGTTGCCAGAGTATTGAGAAAAAAGTTGATTAGGAGGCACCCCCATGTTTTTGCTGAAGCAGAAGTTGCGGGATCAGATGAAGTATTACGAAATTGGGAAAAAATAAAAGAAGAAGAAAAAGCAAATAAAAATCAAGTTATTTCGCTACTTGATAAATTTAATCAGGGACAGAGTGCTTTGAATCAAGCTTATGATATTCAAAAAATTGCAGCAGAAGTTGGTTTTGACTGGGATAATTTAAAGCCTGTTTTAGATAAGATTGAAGAAGAATTGTCTGAATGCAAAGAAATTATCGCTGCAACTCCTGATAATATTAGTCTTAACAAAGAACGTTTGACAAAGAGTAAAAAAAATAAATTGGAATCTGAAATTGGCGATTTGCTTTTTGCTGTTGTTAATTTCTCTCGTTTTAATAATATAAATCCAGAATTGGCATTATTGAAAACAATATTAAAGTTTAAAAATCGTTTCAAATTTATTGAAGAAAAAATCAGAAGGAATGAAAATGGTTTTGGAGATTATAATCTAGAAGAATTAGATGAATTTTGGAATCAAGCTAAAAATGAAGAGTAG